A window of the Pyrodictium abyssi genome harbors these coding sequences:
- a CDS encoding DUF2341 domain-containing protein, which translates to MPRGFRSVGSLAGMVFLAVMIFMAIGFAFVVLSAFDEYSSVILAIMGERASMLGVTSSITGWWMIGGSDLLIHLETSYPKSLTLTGMAVLWDDGTVTIMDQGNATLYNVVMVVGKPDGTTYTVSRLPVVLGPGYQVNITLAGYASGREPVSISASLSASPAVAVVPIRRYVPTYTVPVNVTVTPTPSYNYTPALVQLLPMVFSGYTTAVRVYQATLGPEEAFSPAGYSVVYGVRVSGDLSSLSARDGNTLNIQSQSYVVCEAYSGWRYYREVEIVNNNPYSYQDIQVKITLSRDNFDFTKANPDGSDVRVLAEDCTPLPYWIEKWDPDRGKAVIWVRIPSIEANGRVKIMLVYGNPSATSHDPQYYGLDKVMERLPAEDGPGYTIYYQEWVMPVSGLIGGGTAMGWHADDGAWRYTLPFSFPFYSKTLTQVYVCSNGFISEKRITDFSDSLYELRSRLMIAPFWEDLMTWRPYDIYIRTDYRDEYGRAVVIRWYTDFYYRYGVANFELVLYENGLIRFNYGRIDGRSYDRPTVGLSLGDRKHYTVSTYNDKTADNLSNAASVMFWPRKKPQTEFTATVGQEKLFSVYRAGVEISYPLEGMASITGLEVYANDPGTPYSYEVLIIAGGVPVYTVSGEDQSGPLSISLSGLRIPVDGPVTVRVVVTRFSGFQLQLDQVRLTVNRITMTGSRIAIASSNTSTLLLYDPATGASAQIDLATGGFPATGVTLLAMDSMVRGVSTWLWVVRGDLAVPYDLFNETWVADHAITLATAVAEGGFVASNGTHLYVYPGGGASRVYVYSIETGVVMNTIQLPVAPGTYTSTAQAGMALYIHTGEAGRLLALNLVTGEVTELGTTPSIYPVGMAYDPDRGRLWVVLRGGGVEYYDLSAGRWEAYSVAMPYYPLNPGDRLVYIDNRLYHVRNDGTSSLLELQLG; encoded by the coding sequence ATGCCCAGAGGATTTAGATCTGTGGGCAGCCTAGCCGGTATGGTGTTCCTAGCCGTAATGATATTCATGGCTATAGGCTTCGCGTTCGTAGTGCTCTCTGCATTCGACGAGTACAGCTCGGTAATCCTAGCTATAATGGGCGAGCGCGCCTCCATGCTGGGCGTGACTAGCAGTATAACCGGCTGGTGGATGATAGGTGGCAGCGATCTCCTGATACACCTCGAGACTAGCTACCCCAAGTCGTTAACTCTGACGGGAATGGCTGTGCTCTGGGACGACGGCACAGTGACGATAATGGACCAGGGTAACGCGACGCTGTACAACGTGGTCATGGTGGTGGGGAAGCCCGACGGGACAACCTATACGGTGTCTAGGCTCCCCGTGGTCCTCGGCCCCGGCTACCAGGTTAACATAACGCTGGCAGGTTATGCCTCGGGCCGCGAGCCAGTCTCGATATCAGCGAGCCTCAGCGCAAGCCCAGCGGTAGCGGTAGTGCCGATAAGAAGGTACGTGCCCACCTACACGGTCCCCGTCAACGTTACCGTGACGCCCACGCCAAGCTACAATTACACCCCAGCTTTGGTACAGCTACTTCCTATGGTCTTCTCCGGCTACACTACAGCTGTGAGAGTCTACCAGGCGACACTGGGCCCAGAGGAGGCGTTCAGCCCGGCGGGCTACAGCGTCGTCTACGGTGTCCGGGTCTCCGGCGACCTAAGCAGCCTATCCGCTAGGGATGGGAACACGCTGAACATACAGTCGCAGAGCTACGTGGTGTGCGAGGCGTACAGCGGGTGGCGCTACTACCGCGAGGTGGAGATAGTCAACAACAACCCGTACAGCTACCAGGATATACAGGTGAAGATAACGCTAAGCCGTGACAACTTCGACTTCACCAAGGCGAACCCCGATGGCAGTGACGTGCGTGTGCTCGCCGAGGACTGTACCCCGCTACCCTACTGGATAGAGAAGTGGGACCCCGACAGGGGCAAGGCAGTGATATGGGTCAGGATACCATCGATAGAGGCCAACGGCAGAGTAAAGATAATGCTCGTCTACGGCAACCCGTCCGCTACGAGCCACGACCCACAGTACTACGGGCTCGACAAGGTGATGGAGCGGCTACCGGCCGAGGACGGCCCAGGCTACACGATATACTACCAGGAGTGGGTTATGCCGGTAAGCGGCCTCATAGGCGGCGGCACGGCTATGGGCTGGCACGCCGACGACGGGGCCTGGAGGTACACGCTCCCGTTCAGCTTCCCGTTCTACAGTAAGACGCTCACACAGGTGTACGTGTGCAGCAACGGCTTCATATCGGAGAAGCGCATAACAGACTTCTCCGACAGCCTCTACGAGCTCCGGTCAAGGCTGATGATAGCCCCGTTCTGGGAGGACCTAATGACGTGGAGGCCATACGACATATACATACGGACCGACTACAGAGACGAGTACGGAAGAGCCGTAGTCATACGCTGGTACACCGACTTCTACTACCGCTACGGCGTAGCAAACTTCGAGCTAGTCCTCTACGAGAACGGCCTCATAAGGTTCAACTACGGGAGGATAGACGGCCGGAGCTACGACCGGCCGACAGTAGGCCTATCCCTCGGCGACCGCAAGCACTACACGGTCTCGACCTACAACGACAAGACCGCCGATAATCTCAGCAACGCGGCCTCGGTGATGTTCTGGCCCCGCAAGAAGCCCCAGACTGAGTTCACAGCAACAGTTGGCCAGGAGAAGCTGTTCTCCGTCTACAGGGCTGGCGTCGAGATAAGCTACCCCCTGGAAGGCATGGCGTCTATAACGGGGCTCGAGGTCTACGCTAACGACCCTGGCACACCCTACAGCTACGAGGTATTGATAATCGCTGGCGGCGTCCCCGTCTACACGGTCTCCGGCGAGGACCAGAGCGGTCCGCTCAGCATCAGCCTATCTGGGCTAAGAATACCAGTCGACGGCCCAGTAACGGTCCGAGTGGTCGTGACACGGTTCTCCGGGTTCCAGCTACAGCTGGACCAGGTAAGGCTAACCGTGAACCGGATAACCATGACCGGCAGCAGGATAGCAATAGCGAGCTCCAATACGAGCACACTACTCCTATACGACCCGGCCACCGGGGCGTCGGCCCAGATAGACCTGGCTACGGGAGGCTTCCCAGCCACCGGCGTGACGCTCCTAGCAATGGACTCCATGGTGCGCGGCGTGTCCACCTGGCTATGGGTGGTACGCGGCGACCTCGCGGTCCCCTACGACCTGTTCAACGAGACATGGGTGGCTGACCACGCTATAACGCTGGCAACAGCTGTGGCAGAGGGAGGCTTCGTCGCCTCCAATGGTACGCACCTCTACGTGTACCCTGGCGGCGGCGCGAGCCGGGTGTACGTCTACAGCATAGAGACCGGCGTAGTGATGAACACGATACAGCTGCCAGTAGCGCCCGGCACATACACCTCGACAGCCCAGGCGGGCATGGCGCTCTACATACACACGGGCGAGGCGGGCAGGCTCCTAGCACTAAACCTCGTCACCGGCGAGGTAACAGAGCTGGGCACAACGCCTAGCATTTACCCCGTGGGCATGGCCTATGACCCGGACCGCGGGAGGCTCTGGGTAGTCCTGCGCGGCGGCGGAGTAGAGTACTACGACCTCTCGGCCGGCCGCTGGGAGGCCTACTCGGTGGCGATGCCCTACTACCCGCTGAACCCCGGCGACCGGCTCGTGTATATAGATAATAGGCTCTACCATGTAAGAAACGATGGGACTAGTAGCCTGCTAGAGCTACAGCTCGGCTAG
- a CDS encoding NifB/NifX family molybdenum-iron cluster-binding protein, with protein sequence MTEPHHAHHIHGHGKGHGRNPEVILRAIEAAKTLPRKPKLGNTVRVCAGLEEPLGLDSRVSWGLTHAPYLALVDIAGGRITGLETVPNPLAEMRGGVGVAIARWVIDNNVDIVVAGKLGRHALEALNAKGVRIAQPLPGETLRQTLQRLRLLDTRQ encoded by the coding sequence ATGACAGAGCCCCATCACGCGCACCATATACACGGCCACGGCAAAGGCCACGGTCGCAACCCAGAGGTAATACTCAGGGCAATAGAGGCCGCCAAGACACTACCAAGAAAGCCCAAGCTAGGCAACACGGTACGCGTATGCGCAGGCCTAGAGGAGCCCCTAGGCCTCGACAGCAGAGTATCATGGGGCCTCACACACGCACCCTACCTCGCACTAGTAGACATAGCCGGCGGCCGCATCACAGGCCTCGAAACAGTACCCAACCCTCTCGCCGAGATGCGGGGCGGCGTCGGGGTCGCGATAGCCCGCTGGGTAATAGACAACAACGTAGACATCGTCGTCGCTGGCAAGCTAGGCCGCCACGCCTTAGAGGCCCTAAACGCCAAAGGCGTCAGGATAGCCCAGCCCCTGCCAGGAGAAACCCTACGCCAAACACTACAGAGACTCAGGCTTCTAGACACAAGACAGTAA
- a CDS encoding CBS domain-containing protein: protein MKVWEVARKPRVVVTPDAPATVVRALLRDNEEPIAVVVDSEKNMKLQGYVTWREVIQITSHYSNLRAKDIALDWPVAYKEDDVEEVVKRMEEEKVYAVPVLDSKDNPVVVGVVSIADIVKALMAAGYEPIAETVAEVMTTEGLEEYITTQEERVNRVWSDLVYHGKLGKVVVRSKEEPIPVGIVSLREFVETGRWFFHRESERGLKTVAKVRTIMLRGAPAATPETPIQYAAKIMAENDFPVLPVIDEETGKLVGVLTIYDVARAYLEGAKPGRVKPTKKAALPIEVKPEERVTYATAETVLQQVLVAKPQVETLIGLSAADIARPELPAVTVNDTVEHARRMMLRYHTNYLLVVDEKGEIVGVVSKWSMLRAIGLKGPIWKRRVHDRYFIDYVMDTEIPRVKADDSIEQVALRMVEAKAEVAIVVDDKGRPIGFITKDDLVDAYARLQAGRAKVENVMTPGRIGIVHPHHSLYHAVKKMQTFYLDALTVYDGSRIIGVVSANRLPFVAYEDAVTGVKSRRLVWVRKLVRGAAKKGRYVKVTPLLVMDATVPLRDVYVKTTDDVVKAIELMREHNVDGVPVVDEEGRVAGVVTKTDIVRELARTARLRIERGETVKVEKKEKPEAKPKAQ from the coding sequence ATGAAAGTATGGGAGGTAGCTAGGAAGCCGCGTGTCGTGGTTACACCGGACGCGCCGGCGACTGTTGTCCGCGCGCTGCTGCGGGATAACGAGGAGCCCATAGCGGTGGTGGTGGACAGCGAGAAGAACATGAAGCTGCAGGGCTACGTCACCTGGAGGGAGGTCATACAGATAACTAGCCACTACTCAAACCTGCGCGCTAAGGACATTGCCCTGGACTGGCCAGTAGCATACAAGGAGGATGACGTAGAGGAAGTAGTCAAGAGGATGGAGGAGGAGAAGGTCTACGCAGTGCCGGTCCTCGACTCCAAGGACAACCCAGTAGTCGTAGGTGTAGTCAGCATCGCGGACATAGTTAAGGCGCTGATGGCCGCCGGCTACGAGCCCATCGCGGAGACCGTAGCGGAGGTCATGACCACTGAGGGTCTCGAGGAGTACATAACCACACAGGAGGAGAGAGTCAACAGGGTATGGAGCGACCTAGTATACCACGGCAAGCTTGGCAAAGTGGTGGTGAGGAGCAAGGAGGAACCGATACCCGTCGGCATAGTGTCCCTACGCGAGTTCGTGGAGACGGGTCGCTGGTTCTTCCACCGTGAGAGCGAGCGCGGGCTCAAGACGGTGGCAAAGGTACGCACCATAATGCTCCGCGGTGCGCCAGCCGCTACACCGGAGACGCCGATACAGTACGCTGCCAAGATCATGGCTGAGAATGACTTCCCAGTACTCCCTGTCATAGACGAGGAGACCGGCAAGCTCGTCGGCGTGCTAACGATATACGATGTAGCGAGAGCCTACCTAGAGGGCGCTAAGCCGGGCCGCGTCAAGCCAACCAAGAAGGCAGCACTGCCGATAGAGGTGAAGCCGGAGGAGCGCGTCACCTACGCTACAGCCGAGACTGTGCTCCAGCAAGTGCTGGTAGCCAAGCCCCAGGTAGAGACACTCATAGGGCTTAGCGCCGCCGACATCGCCCGGCCCGAGCTCCCGGCAGTCACAGTGAACGACACCGTTGAGCACGCCCGCCGCATGATGCTACGCTACCACACCAACTACCTCCTAGTGGTGGACGAGAAGGGAGAGATAGTAGGCGTGGTCAGCAAGTGGAGCATGCTCCGCGCTATAGGCCTCAAGGGCCCGATCTGGAAGAGGAGGGTGCACGACCGCTACTTCATAGACTACGTGATGGACACAGAGATACCCAGAGTCAAGGCCGACGACAGTATCGAGCAGGTAGCGCTCCGCATGGTGGAGGCCAAGGCCGAGGTAGCGATAGTAGTGGACGACAAAGGCCGCCCAATCGGCTTCATAACGAAGGACGACCTAGTGGATGCCTATGCTAGGCTACAGGCAGGCCGCGCCAAGGTAGAGAACGTTATGACGCCCGGCAGGATAGGCATTGTGCACCCGCACCACAGCCTCTACCACGCTGTGAAGAAGATGCAGACATTCTACCTAGACGCTCTCACGGTCTACGACGGCTCAAGGATAATAGGCGTGGTCTCTGCGAACAGGCTACCCTTCGTAGCCTACGAGGACGCCGTTACTGGTGTCAAGAGCCGCCGCCTGGTATGGGTCCGTAAGCTCGTACGCGGTGCAGCTAAGAAGGGACGCTACGTGAAGGTGACGCCACTGCTAGTGATGGACGCTACTGTGCCGCTACGCGACGTATACGTGAAGACCACCGACGACGTGGTAAAGGCTATAGAGCTGATGCGCGAGCACAACGTGGACGGCGTGCCAGTCGTCGACGAGGAGGGCCGTGTAGCCGGCGTAGTCACGAAGACCGACATAGTGAGAGAGCTAGCGAGAACAGCAAGGCTGCGCATAGAGCGCGGCGAGACCGTAAAGGTGGAGAAGAAGGAGAAGCCCGAAGCAAAACCCAAGGCCCAGTAA
- a CDS encoding NTP transferase domain-containing protein: protein MTARYAVLLAAGLGTRLGGPKPLVRLHGRPLAWYPLSVLHLVGASEACIVTRSELASELRGLAESIYGSGSVHVVVNSEPWRENGYSLVLASRLCPCPGDEPVYVSMSDHVYSPLVPARLEAPRWALYSIAGDREPVYVDADEATKILAVGGIGYAVGKGLRLWSHVDMGVHAARLGAIRETAELVMAGSQGVLGLNMLTDTIARLGGLHVSEASGLPWTEIDTPMDLEEAEKGPRRRVVEHVLSWFRS, encoded by the coding sequence ATGACTGCACGGTACGCTGTACTGCTGGCTGCAGGCCTCGGGACGAGGCTGGGCGGCCCTAAGCCGCTAGTCCGGCTACATGGCCGGCCCCTCGCATGGTACCCTCTGAGCGTGCTACACCTGGTGGGCGCTTCTGAGGCATGCATAGTGACGCGCAGCGAGCTCGCCAGCGAGCTCCGCGGGTTGGCTGAGAGCATCTACGGCTCTGGTTCAGTGCACGTCGTTGTCAACAGCGAGCCCTGGAGGGAGAACGGCTACAGCCTCGTGCTTGCGTCCCGGCTCTGCCCATGCCCCGGGGACGAGCCCGTATACGTGTCCATGAGCGACCACGTGTACTCGCCGCTAGTCCCGGCCAGGCTGGAGGCCCCGCGGTGGGCTCTCTACAGTATTGCTGGCGACCGTGAGCCCGTCTATGTTGACGCGGACGAGGCCACAAAGATACTCGCGGTGGGTGGTATAGGCTACGCTGTGGGTAAGGGGCTCAGGCTCTGGAGCCACGTAGACATGGGGGTCCACGCGGCGCGGCTCGGCGCTATACGGGAGACAGCCGAGCTGGTCATGGCGGGGAGCCAGGGCGTGCTGGGGCTCAATATGCTGACTGACACGATTGCCCGCCTGGGCGGGCTACACGTCTCCGAGGCCTCGGGGCTCCCCTGGACCGAGATAGACACGCCCATGGACCTCGAGGAGGCGGAGAAGGGTCCGAGGAGGAGGGTGGTAGAGCATGTCCTCTCGTGGTTCCGCAGCTAG
- a CDS encoding CDP-alcohol phosphatidyltransferase family protein, with product MSSRGSAARLTKSTDGVISRLINRRISTRITRVLAGLPRPPSPDAVTVVASALVAGGGLAFATGHPAAGGLLAQLGSIIDGVDGELARALGRQSRAGALLDTVLDRLADIALLFGMSLAAMAAGHRPLLAAAVALLAATGDLMVSYIHAVGEKLAQRHPVLVGRIPGVASRDVRLFIAFLAGLTGRPLEGLAAIALLGHGYTVAKTVELLGYIEEQESRQSKAH from the coding sequence ATGTCCTCTCGTGGTTCCGCAGCTAGGCTAACCAAGAGCACGGACGGGGTAATATCGAGGCTCATTAACCGCAGGATATCGACGAGGATAACCCGTGTGCTCGCCGGGCTGCCGAGGCCCCCAAGCCCCGACGCAGTAACCGTCGTAGCCTCCGCCCTGGTGGCTGGCGGTGGCCTAGCATTCGCCACGGGGCACCCCGCGGCCGGGGGCCTGCTAGCGCAGCTAGGCTCGATAATAGACGGTGTCGACGGTGAGCTTGCGCGAGCGCTCGGCCGGCAGAGCCGGGCCGGCGCGCTCCTAGACACAGTGCTCGACCGGCTAGCGGACATAGCGCTGCTCTTCGGCATGTCGCTGGCAGCCATGGCTGCTGGGCACCGCCCCTTGCTCGCGGCGGCAGTAGCGCTGCTAGCCGCCACTGGGGACCTCATGGTATCCTACATACACGCTGTGGGCGAGAAGCTGGCCCAGCGCCACCCCGTGCTGGTGGGCCGCATACCCGGCGTAGCGAGCCGCGACGTGAGGCTCTTCATAGCGTTCCTAGCGGGCCTCACGGGCCGCCCCCTCGAGGGCCTAGCGGCGATAGCCCTGCTCGGCCACGGCTACACAGTAGCCAAGACCGTGGAGCTCCTGGGCTACATCGAGGAGCAGGAGAGCCGGCAGAGCAAAGCCCACTAG
- a CDS encoding DUF445 domain-containing protein: MAEPVTVLAISTAVGALVGYVTNVVAVRLLFHPYRPVRIPLLGWEVQGLLPSKRDELARRLGELAEEYIKTPRMQQELQNSMEKVIREALEQSLHRLLARNPLVYAAVLQYIPRIADAVATQVAAPLLEAILPAATRRIDVASIVAERIRGLEPQEIEALFRRIAGKELRFIELAGLGLGAVIGFLEGLLLLALS; encoded by the coding sequence GTGGCCGAGCCTGTGACTGTGCTAGCCATCTCCACGGCTGTAGGCGCCCTAGTAGGGTACGTGACCAACGTGGTGGCTGTCCGCCTCCTCTTCCACCCATACCGCCCGGTAAGGATACCGCTACTCGGCTGGGAGGTACAGGGCCTCCTCCCCTCCAAGAGGGACGAGCTGGCCAGGAGGCTCGGAGAGCTAGCAGAAGAGTACATCAAGACACCGAGGATGCAGCAGGAGCTACAGAACAGCATGGAGAAGGTGATACGGGAGGCGCTCGAGCAGAGCCTTCACCGGCTCCTAGCCCGCAACCCGCTAGTCTACGCCGCCGTGCTGCAGTACATACCCCGTATAGCCGACGCCGTAGCGACACAGGTAGCAGCGCCCCTACTCGAGGCTATACTCCCCGCGGCTACCCGCAGGATAGACGTGGCCAGCATAGTCGCTGAGAGGATACGCGGGCTCGAGCCCCAGGAGATAGAGGCGCTGTTCCGCAGGATAGCGGGCAAGGAGCTACGCTTCATAGAGCTGGCCGGCCTCGGCCTTGGCGCGGTGATAGGGTTCCTAGAGGGCTTACTGCTCCTAGCCCTCTCGTAG
- a CDS encoding formate--phosphoribosylaminoimidazolecarboxamide ligase family protein, whose translation MPISHSEVREILQRYDPARITIGVLASHSALDVLRGAKKLGFRTLAVARRGRDLAYRMFPVVDELMVLDDYRDLLRDEVQEELRRRNVVFVPNRSFAVYVGYDGIENEFLVPVFGNRFLLRWEERVGEKNYYRLLDEAGIPRPRVYERLEDAEGPVMVKLPEARRRVERAFFIARDGRAAAEKIRELMEKGIIDEESLKAMSVEEYVDGAHFNLNFFQSPIYGRLELHSIDRRLQTNIDDLNRLPAWVQAGLEGAVEPRMIEIGHIPVTIRESMLHKVFELGLRFVEAAAKLEPPGVIGPFTLQAVATPGLGLVVYDIAPRIGGGTNAVMAWGGQYSGLYFPEPLSLGERIARELHEALRRDGLEGLAGLVT comes from the coding sequence TTGCCCATCAGCCACAGCGAGGTGCGCGAGATCCTCCAGCGCTACGACCCGGCCCGTATAACCATAGGCGTCCTGGCGAGCCACTCGGCGCTAGACGTGCTCCGTGGCGCGAAGAAGCTGGGGTTCCGCACGCTGGCGGTAGCGCGGCGGGGCCGCGACCTAGCCTACCGCATGTTCCCCGTAGTCGACGAGCTCATGGTGCTCGACGATTACCGCGACCTCCTCCGGGACGAGGTCCAGGAGGAGCTCCGGCGCCGCAACGTGGTCTTCGTGCCTAACAGGAGCTTCGCCGTCTACGTGGGCTACGACGGCATAGAGAACGAGTTCCTAGTACCGGTGTTCGGCAACAGGTTTCTGCTGCGCTGGGAGGAGCGTGTCGGCGAGAAGAACTACTACCGGCTCCTAGACGAGGCCGGGATTCCCCGGCCGAGGGTATACGAGAGGCTCGAGGACGCAGAGGGCCCGGTCATGGTCAAGCTTCCGGAGGCGCGGCGCCGTGTAGAGCGCGCATTCTTCATAGCCCGTGACGGCCGCGCTGCCGCGGAGAAGATAAGGGAGCTCATGGAGAAGGGTATAATTGACGAGGAGAGTCTAAAAGCCATGAGCGTTGAGGAGTATGTTGACGGCGCCCACTTCAACCTAAACTTCTTCCAGAGCCCGATCTACGGTAGACTCGAGCTGCACAGCATCGACCGGAGGCTACAGACCAATATAGACGACCTCAACAGGCTCCCCGCGTGGGTGCAAGCGGGCCTTGAGGGCGCAGTAGAGCCGCGCATGATAGAGATAGGCCACATACCCGTCACGATAAGGGAGAGCATGCTCCACAAGGTGTTCGAGCTCGGCCTACGCTTCGTAGAAGCAGCCGCCAAGCTGGAGCCCCCCGGCGTAATAGGCCCCTTCACCCTGCAGGCTGTGGCTACACCGGGGCTAGGCCTCGTGGTCTACGATATAGCGCCCCGGATAGGCGGCGGCACCAACGCCGTAATGGCGTGGGGCGGGCAGTACAGTGGCCTCTACTTCCCGGAGCCGCTCAGCCTAGGCGAGAGGATAGCCCGCGAGCTGCACGAGGCCCTAAGGAGGGATGGGCTCGAAGGGCTCGCCGGGCTTGTTACCTAG
- a CDS encoding acetate--CoA ligase family protein, which yields MKTSPRGIIEKALAENRAKLLEHEALALVEGYGVPVPGYQLARGPREAAEAAHEIGFPVVLKVVSPDIVHKSDVGGVVVGLDTPEEVEKACTEMLENVKRHVPEARIVGVLVQGMAPRGGLEVVVGGVRDPVFGPAVMFGLGGIFIEVFRDVSFRVSPFARRDAEEMIREVRAYRVLRGVRGQPPRDIEALVDIIMAVQRLMEENPEVKELDLNPVLSYPQGALAVDARVILETRGSQA from the coding sequence TTGAAGACTAGCCCACGCGGTATAATAGAGAAGGCTCTCGCCGAGAACCGTGCTAAGCTCCTTGAGCACGAGGCGCTAGCCCTCGTCGAGGGCTACGGTGTCCCGGTTCCGGGCTACCAGCTCGCCAGAGGCCCCCGCGAGGCTGCTGAGGCTGCCCACGAGATAGGCTTCCCCGTCGTCCTCAAGGTTGTTAGCCCCGATATAGTCCACAAGAGCGACGTCGGCGGCGTGGTAGTTGGCCTCGATACCCCGGAGGAGGTAGAGAAGGCCTGCACTGAGATGCTCGAGAACGTGAAGAGGCACGTCCCCGAGGCCCGTATCGTCGGTGTCCTCGTCCAGGGGATGGCTCCCCGTGGCGGCCTAGAAGTGGTCGTGGGCGGTGTAAGGGACCCCGTGTTCGGGCCTGCTGTGATGTTCGGCCTAGGCGGCATATTCATCGAGGTGTTCCGGGACGTTAGCTTCCGCGTCTCACCCTTCGCGCGGCGCGACGCCGAGGAGATGATACGGGAGGTGCGCGCTTACCGCGTGCTCCGCGGTGTCCGTGGGCAGCCGCCCCGCGATATAGAGGCGCTAGTGGACATAATAATGGCCGTGCAGAGGCTCATGGAGGAGAACCCTGAGGTAAAAGAGCTGGACCTAAACCCTGTGCTCAGCTACCCCCAGGGGGCACTTGCCGTCGACGCCCGCGTCATACTGGAGACGCGGGGAAGCCAGGCCTAG
- a CDS encoding ATP-binding protein — translation MLFRLGVKEDPSEFYDYREQLALLGRGLRDSITRMIVVKGVRRIGKSSLVRVGLRLHGVKLYAVFDARTVPLLTSDTVYEVVARGLEELLRRSGGLGRHLRELLARVEGLSVAGFEVRVTRRSPDLVLRVVEALDKAAEATGEHMVLVFDEAQDMAVVPGFARLLAHIYDYHQRVKLVLAGSEVGLLDRLLGRGNPRAPLYGRPYLEIEMPRLSREESLGFLEQGFTELGLEWPRAYMEEAVDRLDGIPGWLTAYGYYAYATGSHREALERVLEEGASLVQAELERFLANRLQARTRYLALLECLAAGPLTWSELKTCLETRIARSLNKAQFTRYLRELRDYSFVEKAGREYRLADPLIRYVLRRMRT, via the coding sequence CTGCTTTTCCGGCTCGGCGTAAAGGAGGACCCTAGCGAGTTCTACGACTACCGGGAGCAGCTGGCGCTGCTCGGGCGGGGGCTACGGGACAGCATCACGCGTATGATAGTGGTCAAGGGTGTTAGGCGGATAGGCAAGTCGTCCCTAGTGAGGGTCGGGCTACGGCTACACGGGGTGAAGCTCTACGCTGTGTTCGACGCGCGCACCGTGCCGCTGCTTACGAGCGACACCGTCTACGAGGTCGTGGCCCGGGGCCTGGAGGAGCTGCTCCGGCGGAGCGGTGGGCTAGGCCGTCATCTCCGTGAGCTGCTCGCGAGGGTCGAGGGCCTCTCGGTGGCCGGGTTCGAGGTCCGGGTCACGCGGCGCTCCCCCGACCTGGTGCTACGGGTCGTAGAGGCCCTGGACAAGGCGGCGGAGGCTACTGGGGAGCACATGGTCCTCGTCTTCGACGAGGCCCAGGACATGGCCGTTGTGCCGGGGTTTGCGAGGCTACTAGCCCACATATACGACTATCATCAGCGCGTGAAGCTCGTGCTAGCGGGCTCCGAGGTGGGCCTGCTAGACCGGCTACTGGGCAGGGGGAACCCGCGTGCACCCCTCTACGGTAGGCCCTACCTCGAGATCGAGATGCCCCGGCTCAGCCGCGAGGAGTCCCTGGGGTTCCTCGAGCAGGGGTTCACTGAGCTAGGGCTAGAGTGGCCCCGGGCCTACATGGAGGAGGCTGTCGACAGGCTCGACGGCATACCCGGCTGGCTAACAGCCTACGGCTACTACGCCTACGCCACGGGAAGCCACAGGGAGGCGCTAGAGCGCGTGCTGGAGGAGGGGGCGAGCCTGGTCCAGGCTGAGCTGGAGAGGTTCCTGGCTAACCGCCTCCAGGCCCGGACACGCTACCTGGCGCTGCTAGAGTGTCTAGCCGCAGGGCCTCTTACCTGGAGCGAGCTGAAGACCTGCCTAGAGACTAGGATAGCCCGGAGCCTCAACAAGGCCCAGTTCACCAGGTACCTCCGGGAGCTGAGGGACTACAGCTTCGTGGAGAAGGCCGGGAGGGAGTACCGGCTAGCAGACCCCCTCATCCGCTACGTGCTCCGCAGAATGAGAACCTAG